The following proteins come from a genomic window of Gordonia westfalica:
- a CDS encoding sirohydrochlorin chelatase gives MSPALVLVAHGSRDPRFGATARRVRDAVAATLPGVEVVLSYLDLDEPLVGDALDATEGETGRAGAGGDPVVVPLLLSAGYHHKVDLPAIIAAHRPFAHQTDVIGTRSFTAALADRLLEAGLDERDGVVLSAVGSSDESADGHVRRRAIELSTYLHRPVEVVFATKLGPGNRAVAAAVRRLRAAGAQRIALSPYFLSAGLLIERVETALDALAEETLVAGPLGAHPDVIEGICGLYRTAAQRRTVIAGR, from the coding sequence GTGAGTCCGGCTCTCGTCCTCGTCGCACACGGCAGTCGCGATCCGCGCTTCGGCGCGACCGCGCGCCGTGTGCGCGACGCCGTCGCGGCGACTCTCCCGGGCGTCGAGGTGGTTCTCTCCTACCTCGATCTCGACGAGCCGCTCGTCGGCGATGCTCTCGACGCGACCGAGGGCGAGACCGGCCGTGCCGGGGCGGGCGGGGATCCTGTTGTGGTCCCGTTGCTCCTCTCGGCGGGGTATCACCACAAGGTCGACCTGCCGGCGATCATCGCCGCGCACCGTCCGTTCGCGCACCAGACCGACGTCATCGGTACGCGGTCGTTCACTGCCGCCCTCGCCGACCGACTGCTCGAGGCCGGCCTCGACGAGCGCGACGGTGTGGTCCTGTCCGCGGTGGGTTCCTCCGACGAATCCGCCGACGGTCACGTCCGGCGGCGGGCCATCGAACTGTCGACGTACCTGCATCGCCCGGTCGAGGTGGTCTTCGCGACCAAGCTCGGTCCGGGCAACCGTGCGGTCGCCGCGGCGGTCCGACGACTCCGCGCGGCCGGTGCGCAGCGCATCGCGCTGAGTCCGTACTTCCTGTCGGCGGGTCTGCTGATCGAGCGGGTCGAAACCGCTCTGGACGCACTGGCCGAGGAGACACTCGTGGCCGGACCGCTCGGCGCGCACCCCGATGTCATCGAGGGGATCTGCGGCCTCTATCGCACGGCCGCACAGCGTCGCACGGTGATCGCCGGACGCTGA